One genomic segment of Bacteroidales bacterium includes these proteins:
- a CDS encoding TatD family hydrolase, whose protein sequence is MIDTHSHIYLPHFDNDRADIIKRAKDSGVEAILLPNIDKSTIEPLRQLCYDYQGYCFPMTGLHPTNVDKDYKSQLTIIEKQLLKNDIIGIGETGIDLYWDKTYIKEQISAFEYQLRLAKETNLPIVIHARESFDTIFKVFDNFGGELPRGVFHCFTGNTEEAKRVIDYGMLLGIGGVVTFKNGGLGEIVKTVSLKNIILETDSPYLAPSPHRGKRNEPSYLSLILKKIAELRNDSTENIDMQTTDNAKSLFLNR, encoded by the coding sequence ATGATTGACACACACTCACATATATATTTACCACATTTTGACAATGACAGAGCTGATATTATCAAAAGAGCAAAGGATAGTGGGGTAGAAGCGATTTTACTTCCAAATATCGATAAATCGACAATAGAGCCGTTAAGGCAACTATGTTACGATTATCAAGGATACTGTTTCCCAATGACGGGCTTACACCCTACTAATGTTGACAAGGATTACAAAAGCCAATTGACCATAATAGAAAAGCAACTCCTCAAAAATGACATCATTGGAATAGGCGAAACGGGAATCGACCTATATTGGGATAAAACATATATCAAGGAGCAGATCTCGGCTTTTGAATATCAGTTAAGATTAGCCAAGGAGACAAATTTGCCAATTGTAATACACGCCAGAGAGTCGTTTGATACAATTTTCAAGGTGTTCGATAATTTTGGAGGAGAGTTGCCCAGAGGAGTTTTTCACTGTTTCACAGGAAATACTGAGGAGGCAAAGCGTGTTATAGATTATGGAATGCTTTTGGGGATAGGAGGAGTAGTGACATTTAAAAATGGAGGGCTTGGTGAAATCGTAAAAACCGTATCACTAAAAAATATTATTTTGGAAACCGATAGTCCCTACTTAGCACCGTCTCCTCACAGAGGTAAACGAAATGAACCTTCATATTTAAGCTTGATATTGAAAAAAATTGCCGAACTTCGTAACGATTCAACTGAAAATATTGATATGCAAACCACAGATAACGCAAAATCACTATTTTTGAATCGATAA
- a CDS encoding asparaginase: MSKRPKILLIYTGGTIGMVTNPKTGALYPVDFDHILQQVPELYRLGVNLESITFSPVIDSSDMNPEIWARLASIIYDNYDKYDGFVILHGTDTMSYTASALSFMLQNLSKPVVLTGSQLPIGLIRTDAKENLITAIEIAAAYEDESAIVPEVTVYFENKLYRGNRTTKYNAEYFNAFTSDNYPPLAKAGINIHYNRKYINKVKKGEFSIKTKMETNVLVLKIFPGMTPEVLYHICSTPGIKGIVLETFGYGNAPTNPEFIQILQETTKRGVIIVNVTQCRAGSVNMNSYEAGVGLLEAGIISGFDSTTEAALTKLMYLLANCSDRKSVVENIKKSIRGEINPNL, encoded by the coding sequence ATGAGTAAACGACCAAAAATATTGCTTATATACACGGGTGGAACAATAGGTATGGTAACAAATCCTAAAACAGGAGCATTGTATCCAGTTGATTTTGATCATATTCTGCAACAAGTTCCTGAACTTTACCGCTTGGGCGTAAATTTAGAATCAATAACATTTAGCCCTGTCATTGATTCTTCGGACATGAATCCTGAAATTTGGGCAAGGCTTGCATCCATAATCTACGATAATTATGACAAGTACGACGGCTTTGTAATTTTGCATGGAACTGATACCATGTCGTATACAGCATCTGCACTGAGCTTTATGTTGCAAAATCTTTCAAAACCCGTTGTACTTACAGGTTCACAGCTTCCTATAGGATTAATTCGTACTGATGCCAAAGAAAACTTAATTACAGCAATAGAGATAGCTGCTGCATACGAAGATGAAAGCGCGATTGTCCCGGAAGTTACAGTTTATTTTGAAAACAAGTTGTATAGAGGGAATCGTACAACAAAATATAATGCCGAGTATTTCAATGCTTTTACCAGTGATAATTATCCGCCATTAGCTAAAGCAGGAATTAACATTCACTATAATCGTAAGTATATAAACAAGGTAAAGAAAGGTGAGTTTTCTATAAAAACCAAAATGGAGACAAATGTTTTAGTTTTGAAAATATTTCCGGGCATGACACCTGAAGTATTATACCATATTTGTTCTACTCCAGGTATTAAAGGAATTGTATTAGAAACTTTTGGTTATGGGAATGCACCTACAAATCCTGAGTTTATTCAGATATTGCAAGAAACAACAAAAAGAGGTGTAATAATAGTTAATGTCACACAATGTAGAGCTGGAAGTGTAAATATGAACAGTTATGAGGCGGGAGTAGGATTGTTGGAAGCAGGCATAATAAGTGGGTTCGATTCTACTACTGAAGCTGCATTAACCAAGCTAATGTATCTTTTGGCGAATTGTAGTGACAGAAAATCGGTAGTCGAGAATATAAAAAAATCAATAAGAGGAGAAATTAATCCAAATTTATAG
- a CDS encoding MotA/TolQ/ExbB proton channel family protein, producing the protein MKKLFLFFTVIGMLSFGVSTNVKAQEGAETTEIADTTQVLADTEAEATEEAVVTEEQAPQGGLVAVHQALKVKFIEGGPGFMSALLLCLVLGLALAIERIIYLNLASTDADKLLKSIEESLKNNNVEEAMETCRNTRGPVASIFYQALSRIDEGMDVVEKSIVSYGGVQTGLMEKGLSWISLFIAIGPMLGFLGTVIGMVQAFDAIEIAGDISPTLVAGGIKVALITTIGGLIVAMILQIFYNYLIAKIDGIVNTMEDSSITLIDMITEYNKKK; encoded by the coding sequence ATGAAAAAATTATTTCTATTCTTTACCGTAATCGGTATGCTTTCATTCGGAGTGTCAACAAACGTTAAGGCACAAGAAGGCGCGGAAACAACTGAAATCGCTGACACAACCCAAGTTCTGGCAGACACAGAGGCTGAAGCAACTGAAGAAGCCGTTGTAACTGAAGAACAAGCCCCTCAAGGAGGACTTGTAGCAGTACACCAAGCATTAAAAGTGAAATTTATTGAGGGTGGTCCTGGCTTTATGTCTGCTCTTTTACTTTGTTTGGTATTAGGTTTGGCATTGGCTATTGAAAGAATTATCTATCTTAACCTTGCTTCAACTGATGCTGACAAGTTGTTAAAAAGCATTGAAGAGTCATTAAAGAACAACAATGTAGAGGAAGCAATGGAAACATGCCGAAACACACGCGGACCTGTTGCATCTATTTTCTATCAAGCCCTTAGCCGTATAGATGAAGGCATGGACGTTGTCGAAAAATCTATCGTTTCTTACGGAGGTGTTCAAACAGGATTAATGGAAAAAGGCTTATCTTGGATATCTCTATTTATTGCAATTGGACCTATGCTTGGTTTCTTGGGAACAGTTATCGGTATGGTTCAAGCGTTTGACGCAATTGAAATTGCAGGTGATATCAGCCCGACACTTGTTGCTGGTGGTATTAAAGTTGCTTTGATTACAACCATTGGAGGTTTGATTGTTGCTATGATTCTACAAATTTTCTACAACTATCTTATAGCTAAAATTGACGGAATAGTCAACACAATGGAAGATTCTTCTATCACCTTAATTGATATGATTACTGAATATAACAAAAAAAAATAG
- a CDS encoding biopolymer transporter ExbD — MPSDKRKVPEINASSMADVAFLLLSFFLVTTTMDVDTGLARVLPPIPDENIQKKEDVKIKRRNILVVLINRADRFLVNGQEMSLVDLKRKAKEFIQNPNNLEDLPEFEYKRIMIANPDYVPGSDEPQRISHKHFDRKYPEGFPISMGVISLQNDRGTSYKRYIEVQNVLVAAYNEARDELAMQEFGKPFAQLINQEDVDAIRSAIPQKISEAEPKNVGGR; from the coding sequence ATGCCATCAGATAAAAGAAAAGTACCGGAGATCAATGCAAGCTCAATGGCTGACGTTGCTTTCTTACTTTTGAGTTTCTTCCTCGTTACAACAACAATGGACGTTGATACAGGATTGGCGAGAGTACTTCCCCCAATACCTGATGAAAACATCCAGAAGAAAGAGGATGTTAAAATTAAAAGAAGAAATATTTTGGTTGTGTTGATTAATAGGGCAGACAGATTTCTCGTAAACGGGCAAGAGATGTCTTTAGTCGATCTAAAAAGAAAGGCTAAGGAGTTTATTCAAAACCCGAATAATTTAGAGGATTTACCGGAATTTGAATACAAACGAATAATGATAGCTAATCCTGATTATGTACCCGGTAGTGACGAACCACAGAGAATATCTCATAAGCATTTTGACAGAAAGTATCCCGAAGGATTTCCTATTAGTATGGGTGTAATCTCGCTTCAAAATGACCGGGGAACATCATACAAACGGTATATAGAAGTTCAAAACGTTTTGGTAGCAGCGTACAACGAAGCCAGAGACGAGTTGGCTATGCAAGAGTTTGGTAAACCATTTGCACAGCTTATTAACCAGGAAGATGTTGATGCAATCAGGAGTGCAATACCTCAGAAAATTTCAGAGGCAGAGCCAAAAAATGTTGGAGGAAGATAG
- a CDS encoding biopolymer transporter ExbD, giving the protein MSRFKDDKPREVPAVSTASLPDVVFMLLFFFMTVTSMRETELKVKVYVPAASEGVKLERKSLASNIYVGVPLPELQKMLGTEPRIQLNDSFSTISDIQTYIASEREARDESERPFLTTVLKVDENVRMGIVTDIKQELRRANALKISYNSRKVD; this is encoded by the coding sequence ATGAGTAGATTTAAAGATGATAAACCGAGAGAGGTGCCTGCTGTTTCAACAGCATCGTTACCTGACGTTGTGTTTATGTTACTGTTCTTCTTTATGACTGTAACATCAATGCGTGAGACTGAGTTAAAGGTCAAAGTTTATGTTCCGGCTGCATCGGAAGGAGTTAAGCTTGAAAGAAAGTCTTTAGCCAGTAATATTTATGTTGGAGTTCCGCTACCCGAACTTCAAAAGATGCTTGGAACGGAGCCAAGGATTCAGTTAAATGATAGTTTTTCAACAATTTCTGATATACAGACGTATATTGCCAGTGAAAGAGAAGCGAGAGATGAATCAGAGCGTCCTTTCCTGACAACTGTACTGAAAGTTGACGAAAATGTTAGAATGGGTATTGTAACTGATATTAAGCAGGAGCTAAGAAGAGCCAACGCTTTGAAAATAAGCTACAATTCCCGTAAGGTAGATTAA
- a CDS encoding SPOR domain-containing protein, which produces MRKLFYIFCFVLIQSGLFSQDIINELSIPTKDFGRTTVYQSESIKNLLDNVVIQNKSMGGKIPGYRIQLFSDYKSDARERSLKLRSDFISMYPEFDPTRIYSEYEPPFVKLRVGDYRDENAALIDYKKFVQQFPDCYIVKTSIFFPPL; this is translated from the coding sequence ATGAGAAAACTTTTTTATATTTTTTGTTTTGTTCTAATACAATCAGGCTTGTTTTCTCAAGATATTATTAATGAACTCTCAATTCCTACCAAAGATTTTGGGAGAACCACTGTATATCAAAGTGAATCAATAAAAAACTTACTTGATAATGTTGTTATCCAAAATAAATCAATGGGAGGGAAAATACCAGGTTATAGAATACAACTCTTTAGCGACTATAAATCCGACGCAAGAGAACGCTCTTTAAAACTCAGATCAGACTTTATTAGTATGTATCCTGAGTTCGATCCAACAAGAATTTATAGCGAATATGAACCCCCTTTTGTAAAGTTGCGAGTAGGAGATTATCGTGATGAGAATGCTGCACTTATTGATTATAAGAAATTTGTTCAACAGTTTCCCGATTGTTACATTGTAAAAACATCTATTTTCTTTCCACCTCTTTAA
- a CDS encoding amidophosphoribosyltransferase, which yields MSDALKHECGIAFIRLLKPLEYYHMKYGSWMYGINKIYLLMEKQRNRGQDGAGLACLKLDVPAGKRYISRVRSNSSRPIVDTFEMVRRPIEAVAERNKDLAFNPNYAIENFDFAGQLLLGHLRYGTFGKNDIENVHPVLRENNWKTKNLVLSGNFNLTNVDEMFEQLLSFGQHPKDYSDTVTILEKIGYRLDQMNERMIEEYKKEGYNKREISLLIEENFDLTTVLKRASENWDGGYVIAGMVGHGDAFVMRDPNGIRPASYYADDELIVVASERSVIQTVMNVPAERVSEIKPGHALIIKKSGEYIMPEINKPLERKSCSFERIYFSRGSDADIYKERKLLGELLTPQILKAIDNDTDNAVFSFIPNTAETAFYGMLKGIETHMLESKIEQIISRRGNLSNDELRAIINTRPRVEKIAIKDVKLRTFIADDSGRHDLVEHVYDVTYGTINPGVDRLVIIDDSIVRGTTLRRSILKILDRLSPAEIVVVSSSPQIRYPDCYGIDMAKLTEFIAFQAVINLLRETGNSSLINDIYRKCKEQQYKNRNEIVNYVKELYDPFTDDQVSEQIARILQPGIKSKVKVVYQTVENLHKACPNDTGDWYFTGNYPTPGGNKVVNTAFINYIEGRNVRAY from the coding sequence ATGAGTGACGCCCTTAAACACGAATGTGGAATAGCTTTTATAAGACTTTTAAAGCCATTAGAATACTATCATATGAAATATGGCTCATGGATGTACGGAATCAATAAAATATATTTGCTGATGGAAAAACAGCGAAACCGAGGACAAGATGGAGCTGGTTTGGCTTGTTTGAAATTAGATGTTCCAGCCGGCAAACGATATATATCTCGGGTAAGATCAAACTCAAGCAGGCCAATTGTTGACACTTTTGAAATGGTTAGGCGCCCAATTGAAGCTGTTGCTGAACGCAATAAAGACTTGGCTTTCAATCCCAATTATGCAATAGAAAATTTCGATTTTGCAGGTCAATTACTACTCGGGCATTTAAGGTACGGAACATTCGGGAAAAATGACATCGAAAATGTTCACCCCGTTTTGCGCGAAAACAACTGGAAAACAAAAAACCTTGTGTTGTCAGGTAATTTTAATCTTACAAATGTAGATGAAATGTTCGAACAGCTTCTAAGTTTCGGGCAACATCCAAAAGATTATAGCGATACAGTAACAATACTCGAGAAGATAGGATATCGCCTAGACCAGATGAACGAAAGGATGATTGAAGAGTATAAAAAAGAGGGATACAACAAAAGAGAGATATCATTACTAATTGAAGAAAATTTTGATTTAACGACAGTTCTAAAACGTGCAAGTGAAAACTGGGACGGAGGATATGTAATAGCAGGAATGGTTGGTCATGGCGACGCTTTTGTTATGCGCGATCCAAATGGAATAAGACCAGCAAGCTATTATGCTGATGATGAGCTTATTGTGGTAGCATCTGAAAGATCCGTTATTCAAACGGTAATGAACGTACCTGCTGAAAGAGTCAGTGAAATTAAGCCCGGGCATGCCTTAATAATTAAAAAATCAGGTGAATACATTATGCCTGAAATTAATAAACCCTTAGAGCGTAAAAGCTGTTCATTTGAAAGAATTTATTTTTCACGCGGAAGCGATGCTGATATTTATAAAGAGCGCAAGCTTTTGGGAGAATTGCTAACACCTCAAATTTTAAAAGCTATAGATAATGATACCGACAATGCCGTTTTTAGCTTTATCCCAAATACAGCTGAAACAGCATTTTATGGAATGCTTAAGGGAATAGAAACGCATATGTTGGAGTCAAAAATAGAACAAATAATATCTAGAAGAGGTAATCTTAGCAACGATGAGTTACGTGCAATAATAAATACACGACCACGTGTCGAAAAAATAGCTATAAAGGACGTAAAACTCCGCACATTTATAGCAGATGATAGCGGACGCCACGATTTAGTAGAACACGTTTATGACGTAACGTACGGGACAATTAACCCGGGAGTTGACAGGTTAGTAATTATTGATGACAGTATTGTTAGGGGAACCACTCTTAGACGTTCGATACTTAAAATATTGGATAGACTGTCGCCTGCAGAAATTGTTGTTGTGTCATCATCGCCACAAATCAGGTATCCTGACTGTTACGGAATAGATATGGCAAAATTAACGGAGTTTATTGCTTTTCAGGCTGTTATTAACTTATTGCGTGAAACAGGAAACAGCTCGTTGATAAACGATATATATAGAAAGTGTAAGGAGCAGCAATATAAAAACAGAAATGAAATTGTTAATTATGTTAAAGAGCTGTATGATCCTTTTACAGATGATCAGGTAAGTGAGCAAATAGCTCGTATTTTACAGCCGGGTATAAAATCGAAAGTAAAAGTAGTTTATCAGACTGTTGAAAATTTACATAAAGCTTGTCCAAACGATACGGGTGACTGGTATTTTACAGGTAATTATCCCACTCCAGGAGGAAATAAAGTAGTAAACACTGCTTTTATTAATTACATCGAAGGCAGAAACGTTAGGGCTTATTGA
- a CDS encoding GNAT family N-acetyltransferase: MEKLIDPVPVHVIESELTPDKFVRKTNYGNNDIYIFNHHNAPYLTLEVGRLRELTFRKAGGGTGKSCDLDNFDLQDIPYNQLIVWSPEDKVIVGGYRFLIGKKASIDELGNIRMATYKLFNFSDKFIKEYLPYTIELGRSFVHPDYQSGQSSRKSIFALDNLWDGLGAIVVENPDMHYFFGKVTMYTHYNKEARNILLYFINKHFPDPDNLLTLIEPLELNFNVPELEKLFPSNDYTENKRILNSELRKLGENVPPLINAYMNLSPSMRTFGTSLNHEFGDVEETAILIDIRDIYKSKIDRHINTYRRNN; this comes from the coding sequence ATGGAAAAATTAATTGACCCAGTACCTGTACACGTTATCGAATCGGAATTAACTCCGGATAAGTTTGTAAGGAAAACGAATTATGGTAATAATGATATATATATATTCAACCATCACAATGCCCCTTATTTAACATTAGAAGTTGGTCGCTTACGCGAACTAACTTTTCGTAAAGCTGGTGGCGGTACTGGCAAAAGTTGCGATTTAGACAACTTTGACTTACAAGATATTCCTTATAATCAGCTAATTGTGTGGTCCCCAGAAGACAAGGTCATTGTTGGAGGTTACCGTTTTCTTATAGGCAAAAAAGCTTCAATTGATGAGTTGGGAAACATTAGAATGGCAACGTACAAATTATTTAATTTTTCAGATAAATTTATAAAAGAGTATCTCCCCTACACAATTGAGCTGGGACGTTCGTTTGTTCATCCCGATTATCAGTCAGGGCAGTCGTCACGGAAAAGTATTTTTGCTCTTGATAATCTTTGGGATGGTTTAGGAGCAATTGTTGTAGAGAACCCCGATATGCATTACTTTTTCGGGAAGGTTACTATGTACACTCACTATAATAAAGAAGCCCGCAACATACTGCTTTATTTTATCAATAAACACTTCCCCGACCCTGATAATCTACTAACTCTTATAGAACCTCTTGAGCTTAACTTCAATGTCCCGGAGTTGGAAAAACTGTTCCCTTCCAACGATTATACCGAAAACAAGCGAATACTCAACAGCGAGTTACGTAAACTTGGCGAAAATGTTCCTCCTCTAATCAACGCTTATATGAACCTTTCTCCTTCAATGCGTACTTTTGGAACATCACTTAACCATGAGTTTGGCGACGTAGAAGAAACAGCTATACTAATTGATATAAGGGATATATATAAATCGAAGATTGATAGGCATATCAATACATACCGCAGAAACAATTAG
- a CDS encoding glycerol acyltransferase, which yields MLQIDLDAIFKEKNPKLAKRIPKFVMNIIKKVLRVKDINDHLRNNGDRKGIDSVKFLIDSLNVTYEVFGIENLKKNHRYQFASNHPLGALDGITLLDVINEHIGEPRFLVNDLLLKLEIFDPLFVPINSYGTTSKEIARLIDQTYASDLQVIAFPSGMASRKIKGKITDLEWKKSFVQKSIEHERDIVPVFFKGHNSKRFYRIANWRKRLGIKANIEMFFLPDEMFRQNNSHFKIFFGNPISWEELKNNSNVRQWTEDIRKIVYSLEK from the coding sequence ATGTTACAAATTGATCTGGATGCAATATTTAAAGAAAAGAATCCGAAGTTGGCAAAACGGATACCAAAATTTGTAATGAACATCATAAAAAAGGTTTTGAGAGTAAAAGATATCAACGATCATTTACGAAATAATGGTGATAGGAAAGGAATAGATAGCGTTAAATTTCTGATAGATAGCCTAAATGTAACATATGAAGTGTTTGGTATTGAAAATCTCAAAAAAAATCACAGATATCAGTTCGCGAGCAACCATCCATTAGGTGCTCTTGACGGCATTACTCTATTAGATGTTATAAACGAGCATATTGGCGAGCCTCGATTTTTAGTCAATGATTTATTGTTGAAGTTAGAGATTTTTGACCCTCTTTTTGTCCCGATTAACTCATACGGTACAACGTCAAAAGAGATTGCCAGACTTATAGACCAGACTTATGCTTCGGATTTACAAGTAATTGCATTTCCTTCAGGAATGGCATCACGAAAAATAAAAGGAAAAATAACAGACCTTGAGTGGAAGAAAAGTTTTGTACAAAAATCAATTGAACATGAGCGTGATATTGTTCCAGTTTTTTTCAAAGGACACAACTCAAAACGTTTTTACAGGATTGCAAATTGGAGAAAGCGACTTGGTATTAAAGCCAATATAGAGATGTTTTTCTTGCCAGATGAAATGTTCAGACAAAACAACTCACACTTTAAAATATTTTTTGGGAACCCAATTTCATGGGAGGAGCTTAAAAACAACAGTAATGTTAGACAATGGACAGAAGATATTAGAAAAATTGTATATTCATTAGAAAAATAA
- a CDS encoding 30S ribosomal protein S16 encodes MPARIRLTRHGRKGRPYYHIVVADSRAPRDGRFVERIGSYNPNTNPATITLDFDKALSWLDKGAKPSETVRSILRKEGVIYKRHLLKGVAKGAFTVEVAEERFNEWKTRNDAKVSSLVNKLTLDKQSKAKARIAAETKKNEERLAKLAEARAAEAKAEAKASEAEAEEKTVETEVEAKANEAKEEAKVDETEEKTSEAEETSAEAEPKEEK; translated from the coding sequence ATGCCTGCAAGGATTAGATTAACAAGACACGGACGCAAAGGTCGTCCATACTACCACATAGTGGTAGCAGACAGCAGGGCGCCACGGGATGGTAGATTTGTTGAACGAATAGGATCGTACAACCCTAACACCAACCCAGCTACGATCACGCTCGATTTTGACAAAGCGTTATCGTGGTTAGACAAAGGTGCCAAACCATCTGAAACAGTAAGATCAATACTGCGTAAAGAGGGTGTTATTTACAAACGCCACTTATTAAAAGGTGTGGCAAAAGGCGCATTTACCGTCGAAGTTGCCGAAGAACGTTTCAATGAGTGGAAAACAAGAAACGATGCTAAAGTAAGCAGCTTAGTAAACAAACTTACATTAGACAAACAGTCAAAAGCAAAAGCACGTATTGCAGCAGAAACCAAGAAAAACGAAGAGCGCTTAGCGAAATTGGCTGAAGCAAGAGCTGCAGAAGCAAAAGCGGAAGCAAAAGCAAGCGAAGCTGAAGCAGAAGAAAAGACAGTTGAAACAGAGGTAGAGGCTAAAGCGAATGAAGCTAAAGAAGAGGCTAAAGTGGACGAAACCGAAGAAAAGACAAGTGAAGCTGAAGAAACAAGTGCTGAAGCCGAGCCAAAAGAAGAAAAGTAA